In Tenacibaculum sp. 190524A02b, the genomic stretch TCACCTGTAGTATTAAATCCTTGTTCAGCAAGAATAGAAGCTACAATTTCACTATCATTCATATTCATTTGGCAACCATAACTTTCAATAAAAAGCTTTTTATTGTTACCTTCCTTTTGTTCTGTTAATAAAGGTTTACCTTGTTTTTTTTCGTCAATAACTTTCTCTACGTGTTCCATAATATCCTTATATCGTGATGAAAAATAGAGTGCAAAGATACAACCAAAAAATGTAATTTATGACAAATTGACATAAATAATTGTTAGCTTTAAAGCAAGAAATAAAGAGTGTTTAGTTAACATTAACAGTGTAAGAAGTGAATTGTATGGAATCTTAATTTATAGGATGACTCTTGGGGTTTTAGTTGTAATGACTAAGTATAGTTGTATTAATAAAAAGTAATTTTTTTTATAAGAAGGTCTAATAAAAAAAAAGTGGCTACTTTTGCAAACTGAAAAACTATACCTTTATATTAGTAGTAGTTTTTAGATAAGAGATTTAGAAGTATGGCAAAGAATTTAGTAATCGTTGAGTCCCCAGCAAAGGCAAAAACCATTGAAAAGTTTTTAGGAAAAGACTTTCAAGTTGAATCTAGTTTTGGACATATAGCAGATTTACCTTCCAAAGAATTAGGGGTAAATGTAGAAGGTGATTTTAAACCTAAGTATATAGTTTCTACAGATAAGAAAGCTGTAGTTAAGAAACTAAAGGATTTAGCAAAAAAAGCAGAAACTGTTTGGTTAGCTTCCGATGAGGATCGAGAAGGAGAAGCTATTGCTTGGCATTTGGCAGAGCAATTGAAATTGAAAGAGAAAGACACTAAACGTATTGTTTTTAACTCAATTACTAAAAATGCCATATTAAAGGCAATTGAAAATCCACGTACCATTAATTATAATCTTGTGGACGCTCAACAGGCAAGACGTGTTCTTGATAGAATAGTAGGATACGAACTCTCTCCAGTGTTATGGAGAAAGGTGAAAGCAGGTTTGTCAGCAGGTAGAGTTCAGTCTGTAGCAGTTAGGCTAATTGTAGAAAGAGAAAGAGAGATTGAAGCTTTTGAAGCGAAAGCTTCGTATCGTGTTGATGCTGAGTTTTCAAACCAAGAAGGTAAAAGTTTTAAAGCTAAATTGGCTAAAAATTTTGCAACTAAAAAAGAAGCAGAAGACTTTTTGAATTCTTGTATTGACGCTACGTTTAAAGTAGAGGATTTACAGAAAAAGCCAGCTAAAAAATCTCCAGCAGCTCCGTTTACAACTTCTACGTTACAACAAGAAGCATCAAGAAAGTTAGGGTTTCCTGTTTCAAAAACAATGATGGTAGCGCAAAGGTTATATGAAGCAGGTTTAATAACTTATATGAGAACGGATAGTGTAAATTTATCTTCTGAAGCAATGAATGCAGCACAAGATGAAATTACAAAGAGTTATGGTAAAGAGTATAGTAAGCCAAGAAGTTTTTCAACAAAATCCAAAGGAGCTCAAGAAGCGCACGAGGCTATTCGTCCTACAGATATGACACGCCATGAAGTTTCTGTGGATTATGACCAAGATAGATTATATAGTTTAATTTGGAAAAGAACTTTGGCTTCACAAATGAGTGATGCTAATTTAGAAAGAACAAGTGTTAAAATAAATAACAATAAAAACGATAAACAGTTTGCTGCTAATGGTGAGGTGATTACGTTTGAAGGTTTCTTAAAAGTTTACTTAGAAGGAACAGATAATGAAGAAGAAGAGCAAGCAGGAATGTTACCTAAAATGCAGGTTAATGAAACCTTATTAAACAAGTTTATATCGGCAACAGAAAGGTATACTAGACCACCAGCAAGATTTACTGAAGCATCGTTGGTGAAAAGATTAGAAGAATTAGGTATTGGACGTCCGTCTACTTATGCTCCAACAATTTCAACAGTTCAAAGAAGAGGTTATGTAGAAAAAGGTACTGCGGAAGGAGTGGAAAGAAAATATACGCAGTTAATGTTAGCAGGAAGTTCGGTTAAAGAAAATAAACTAACTGAAAAAGTAGGGGCAGATAAAGGAAAGTTAATGCCGACTGATATTGGTAATATAGTTAATGACTTTTTAGTAGAGAACTTTAAAAAAGTATTAGACTATGGCTTTACTGCAAAAGTAGAAAATGATTTTGATGATATTGCTGAAGGAAAAGAAAACTGGACTTCAATTATTAAAGATTTTTACAAAGATTTCCACCCAAATGTGAAAGATGTTGCAGAAAATGCAGAAAGAGCAAGCGGACAACGTTTATTAGGTGTGGATCCTGAAAGCGGAAAGAATGTATATGTACGTTTAGGCCGTTTTGGAGCAATGGTTCAAATAGGTGAGGCAACTGATGAAGAGAAACCTAAATTTGCAAGCCTTCAGGGAGATCAAACGTTAAGTTCTATTACTTACGAGGAAGCAATGGACTTATTTAAGTTGCCTAAAACATTAGGTGAATATGAAGAAAAAGAAGTAGTAGTGGCTAATGGACGTTTTGGGCCTTATATAAAATTTGACAGTAAGTACGTATCTCTTGATAAAGGAGAAAACCCAATGTCTGTAGATATGGAAAGAGCTATTGAGTTGATTGAAGCAAAAAGAAAAGCAGATGCTCCTATTGGTGAATATGAAGGGATGCCAATACAAAAAGGTGTAGGTAGGTTCGGACCCTTTATAAAATGGAACAGTATTTTTATTAATGTCAATAAAAAATATGATTTTGATAACTTGTCGCAAAATGATTTAGAAGAGTTAATAGAAGATAAGAAACGAAAGGAACGCGAAAAGTT encodes the following:
- the topA gene encoding type I DNA topoisomerase — its product is MAKNLVIVESPAKAKTIEKFLGKDFQVESSFGHIADLPSKELGVNVEGDFKPKYIVSTDKKAVVKKLKDLAKKAETVWLASDEDREGEAIAWHLAEQLKLKEKDTKRIVFNSITKNAILKAIENPRTINYNLVDAQQARRVLDRIVGYELSPVLWRKVKAGLSAGRVQSVAVRLIVEREREIEAFEAKASYRVDAEFSNQEGKSFKAKLAKNFATKKEAEDFLNSCIDATFKVEDLQKKPAKKSPAAPFTTSTLQQEASRKLGFPVSKTMMVAQRLYEAGLITYMRTDSVNLSSEAMNAAQDEITKSYGKEYSKPRSFSTKSKGAQEAHEAIRPTDMTRHEVSVDYDQDRLYSLIWKRTLASQMSDANLERTSVKINNNKNDKQFAANGEVITFEGFLKVYLEGTDNEEEEQAGMLPKMQVNETLLNKFISATERYTRPPARFTEASLVKRLEELGIGRPSTYAPTISTVQRRGYVEKGTAEGVERKYTQLMLAGSSVKENKLTEKVGADKGKLMPTDIGNIVNDFLVENFKKVLDYGFTAKVENDFDDIAEGKENWTSIIKDFYKDFHPNVKDVAENAERASGQRLLGVDPESGKNVYVRLGRFGAMVQIGEATDEEKPKFASLQGDQTLSSITYEEAMDLFKLPKTLGEYEEKEVVVANGRFGPYIKFDSKYVSLDKGENPMSVDMERAIELIEAKRKADAPIGEYEGMPIQKGVGRFGPFIKWNSIFINVNKKYDFDNLSQNDLEELIEDKKRKEREKLIHNFEEVGIRVEKARWGRFNVIKGKIKVELPKTTEIEKLTQEEAVKMIEAKTPKKKTVKKKK